In Chryseobacterium camelliae, one DNA window encodes the following:
- a CDS encoding LysE family translocator, whose translation MFELIISAIILGFMLSLVFIGPIFFLLIETSFSRGPKHALALDIGVISADLLCIVAAYYASADIVTLIDKHPGFYRITSILIFAYGIVMMVTKTKMHMHGEEKFISQNYVKTFANGFFFNLLNVGVILFWLVTVISVRNQYPDTGNFILYIGIVIATYLGIDLAKIFLAKQFHDKLTQKLANQIRRIVGGILIVFSFFIFLQSFKKFNQFDKRLEEAEKKEVKYQKHHEQNNTSGTVKKR comes from the coding sequence ATGTTTGAATTAATAATTTCTGCCATCATACTGGGATTTATGCTGAGCCTGGTTTTCATAGGACCCATTTTTTTCCTGTTGATTGAAACCAGTTTTTCCCGAGGTCCAAAACATGCTTTAGCTCTTGATATCGGAGTGATTTCAGCAGACCTGTTATGTATTGTCGCTGCTTATTATGCAAGTGCAGACATTGTAACGCTGATTGACAAGCATCCCGGGTTTTACCGCATTACTTCCATCCTCATCTTTGCTTACGGAATCGTAATGATGGTCACCAAAACCAAGATGCACATGCACGGTGAGGAGAAATTTATCAGTCAGAATTACGTCAAGACGTTTGCCAACGGATTTTTCTTCAACCTTTTGAACGTAGGAGTCATTCTTTTTTGGCTGGTAACGGTGATTTCGGTACGAAATCAGTATCCGGATACCGGCAATTTTATTTTATATATCGGCATTGTCATTGCGACCTATCTGGGCATAGACCTTGCTAAAATATTTCTTGCCAAACAGTTCCACGATAAGCTGACCCAGAAACTGGCCAACCAGATCAGGAGAATTGTAGGCGGAATTTTAATAGTATTCAGCTTCTTTATCTTTTTACAGAGCTTTAAAAAATTCAACCAGTTTGATAAAAGGCTGGAAGAGGCTGAAAAGAAAGAAGTAAAATATCAAAAACACCATGAGCAAAATAATACTTCCGGAACCGTTAAAAAACGGTGA
- a CDS encoding S66 peptidase family protein produces the protein MSKIILPEPLKNGDAIAIISPAGSVNPAQLEQGLQMIRNRGFEPVLGTHLYSQFSNGYSYAGTEKERLKDLNNALNDPDIKAVWASRGGYGCQHLLRKIKIKSFKNHPKWYIGYSDNTVIQSYLMKKGYASVHGQTVKTSSFGVTEESYDGIFGILAGNLPEYTLLPHSLNRYGEEEGKLIGGNLALVYALLGTKYSFDFKNNILFIEDIGENFYALDRMIMSLELAGVFKKIKGLIIGGMTNMGDEKDNPQYQESFDGMAYRIISEKVSRYGFPVAFGFPNGHIRDNRPLIIGGQASLKVGETVSLHFKN, from the coding sequence ATGAGCAAAATAATACTTCCGGAACCGTTAAAAAACGGTGATGCCATTGCCATTATCTCCCCTGCCGGTTCTGTAAATCCTGCGCAGCTGGAACAGGGATTGCAGATGATCCGTAACAGAGGTTTTGAACCTGTATTGGGAACACATCTTTACAGCCAATTCTCAAATGGGTATTCCTATGCCGGAACCGAAAAAGAACGGTTGAAAGACCTCAACAATGCCCTCAATGATCCAGATATTAAAGCAGTCTGGGCTTCCAGAGGCGGATACGGATGTCAGCACCTGCTCCGGAAGATAAAGATCAAGTCATTCAAAAACCATCCGAAATGGTACATCGGATATTCGGATAATACCGTGATCCAAAGCTATCTGATGAAGAAGGGCTATGCCTCTGTCCACGGGCAGACGGTGAAAACATCCAGCTTTGGGGTAACGGAAGAAAGCTATGATGGGATATTCGGTATCCTTGCCGGGAACCTTCCGGAATATACTCTTCTTCCCCATTCCTTGAACCGATATGGAGAAGAAGAGGGAAAGCTGATCGGAGGAAACCTTGCCTTGGTATATGCTCTTTTGGGAACGAAATATTCTTTTGATTTCAAAAATAACATTCTTTTTATCGAAGATATCGGAGAAAACTTCTATGCACTGGACCGTATGATCATGAGCCTTGAGCTTGCCGGCGTTTTTAAAAAGATCAAAGGACTGATCATAGGAGGCATGACCAATATGGGTGATGAAAAAGATAATCCGCAATATCAGGAAAGCTTTGACGGAATGGCTTACCGGATCATTTCTGAAAAGGTTTCGAGATATGGATTTCCCGTTGCATTCGGTTTTCCGAATGGGCATATCCGTGACAACAGGCCATTGATTATAGGCGGGCAGGCATCATTGAAAGTGGGAGAAACCGTTTCATTACACTTTAAGAATTAA
- a CDS encoding DoxX family protein — protein sequence MLYSKYILAFLLVAAGIMHFVKPQTYLKIMPGYIPFHLPMVYISGIAEMVCGILLLFPATQKFGAYLCIALFIAVFPANIEMARKFYLIQHKYFWLTVLRLPLQIVLIWWAWQFRK from the coding sequence ATGCTGTATTCAAAGTACATATTGGCATTTTTACTGGTAGCAGCCGGAATCATGCATTTTGTTAAGCCGCAAACCTACCTGAAAATCATGCCCGGTTATATTCCGTTTCACCTGCCTATGGTATACATCAGCGGGATAGCGGAAATGGTATGTGGAATCCTTCTCCTGTTCCCGGCGACCCAGAAGTTTGGTGCCTATCTTTGTATAGCTTTGTTCATAGCGGTGTTTCCTGCCAATATTGAGATGGCAAGAAAGTTCTACCTGATCCAGCACAAATACTTTTGGCTGACCGTTCTGAGACTGCCTTTACAGATCGTCCTGATCTGGTGGGCATGGCAGTTCCGGAAGTAA
- a CDS encoding YraN family protein: MATHNDFGKKAENLAVEHLLRNGYRILSRNFRFQKAEIDIIAEKDDLIIIVEVKARSTDAFMLPQEAVKKSKIKLIVSAADHYLEEYNRDQEVRFDIITVLPDEQKNLVVEHIIHAFDAFDAN, encoded by the coding sequence ATGGCAACACATAATGATTTCGGTAAAAAAGCAGAAAATCTGGCGGTTGAGCATCTTCTCAGGAACGGTTACAGGATCCTGTCAAGGAACTTCCGGTTCCAGAAAGCGGAAATCGATATTATTGCTGAAAAAGATGATTTAATTATTATCGTTGAGGTAAAAGCACGTTCCACAGATGCCTTCATGCTTCCTCAGGAGGCGGTTAAAAAATCAAAAATCAAACTGATCGTTTCTGCTGCCGACCATTATCTTGAAGAATACAACAGGGATCAGGAAGTCAGGTTTGATATTATTACCGTGCTTCCTGACGAGCAGAAAAATTTAGTAGTTGAGCATATCATCCATGCTTTTGATGCATTTGATGCGAATTAG
- a CDS encoding SDR family NAD(P)-dependent oxidoreductase: MKTILVTGATSGIGKATAELLASQGNRIIICGRRSAVLEEEQKRLSAFTEVFFFTLRFDVRNLEEVEQAFGTLPEEWRTIDVLINNAGNAHGLDPLSAGKTEDWDSMIDGNVKGLLYVSKMVIPGMKERNSGHIVNISSVAARQTYANGVVYCATKKAVDVISDGMRLELTEFGIRVTNIQPGAVETDFSLVRFKGDQERAATVYAGYEALKAEDIADSIAYCVNAPKHVCISDMTIYPSAQAEPRTIYRK, from the coding sequence ATGAAAACGATATTAGTGACCGGAGCCACTTCCGGAATCGGGAAAGCAACGGCAGAGCTTCTTGCCTCACAGGGAAACAGAATCATCATCTGCGGGAGAAGGTCTGCTGTACTAGAAGAGGAACAAAAACGCCTATCTGCCTTTACGGAAGTCTTTTTTTTTACACTCAGGTTTGATGTGAGGAACCTTGAAGAAGTTGAACAGGCATTCGGAACACTACCTGAAGAATGGAGGACGATTGATGTACTGATCAACAATGCCGGCAATGCGCATGGGCTTGATCCGCTATCGGCCGGAAAAACGGAGGACTGGGATTCTATGATCGACGGTAACGTGAAAGGGCTTCTGTACGTCTCAAAAATGGTAATACCGGGGATGAAGGAAAGGAATTCCGGGCATATCGTCAACATCAGTTCAGTAGCGGCAAGGCAGACGTACGCCAATGGTGTCGTTTACTGTGCTACGAAAAAGGCCGTAGACGTTATTTCAGATGGAATGAGACTTGAATTGACCGAATTCGGAATCAGGGTGACTAATATCCAGCCTGGAGCTGTGGAAACCGATTTTTCGCTGGTAAGGTTCAAGGGAGACCAGGAACGTGCAGCCACCGTGTATGCAGGCTACGAAGCCCTCAAAGCTGAAGATATAGCTGATTCCATTGCCTACTGTGTGAATGCGCCGAAACATGTCTGCATTTCTGATATGACCATTTACCCTTCTGCCCAGGCAGAGCCCAGAACGATCTACAGAAAATAG
- the tsaB gene encoding tRNA (adenosine(37)-N6)-threonylcarbamoyltransferase complex dimerization subunit type 1 TsaB: MKILYLETSSRNCSVAVSDDEKLLCLCEEVSENYKQSESLHTFVEWALEGAGISLKEIEAVSLGKGPGSYTGLRIGSSSAKGFCYGLKVPLVAVNSMESMIEPFLGQNYDFIVPLIDARRMEVYTAVYDGTTGHEVFPTEAKVLDENSFIELKDKKVVFVGDGAKKAKDVLQLPDAVFNDTIYPSAQYLIRKTLEKTGKSEFEDIAYFEPFYLKDFHGVKKKKPSDPV, encoded by the coding sequence ATGAAAATATTATACCTTGAAACCTCTTCCAGGAACTGTTCGGTAGCTGTATCTGATGATGAGAAGCTGCTGTGCCTGTGTGAAGAAGTTTCAGAAAACTACAAACAGTCGGAGAGCCTTCACACTTTTGTCGAATGGGCGCTGGAAGGAGCCGGAATATCATTGAAAGAAATTGAAGCAGTATCTCTGGGAAAAGGTCCGGGTTCCTATACCGGCCTTAGGATCGGATCTTCTTCGGCCAAAGGCTTCTGCTATGGTCTCAAGGTTCCGTTGGTTGCTGTGAATTCAATGGAAAGCATGATAGAGCCTTTTTTAGGTCAAAACTATGACTTTATAGTGCCGTTGATCGATGCGAGGAGGATGGAAGTATATACGGCTGTTTATGATGGTACAACAGGACATGAGGTTTTCCCTACCGAAGCAAAGGTACTCGATGAAAATTCTTTTATTGAATTAAAGGATAAAAAAGTAGTCTTCGTAGGCGATGGAGCCAAAAAAGCCAAAGACGTGCTGCAGCTTCCGGATGCCGTGTTCAACGATACCATCTACCCTTCCGCGCAGTACCTGATCCGCAAAACACTGGAGAAAACCGGAAAAAGTGAATTTGAAGATATCGCCTATTTTGAACCTTTCTACCTGAAAGATTTTCATGGCGTCAAGAAAAAGAAACCGTCCGATCCGGTTTGA
- the porW gene encoding type IX secretion system periplasmic lipoprotein PorW/SprE — MKKNIFFLLAFCLVASCATKTKRPEQRSKFMKGFSTYYNTLFNAKDALHSEFESRDKNHKDNFYAPFIPILTYEDQPLGSDLGQSAAFAENSMKMAEVNNRQPANNSGRGAPGMPPQMPQGMPGGPGAPGITAGNSISQDPNQPEKKGASTLQIAEAKALKAINKYSVIKNGEEKNKQIFDAYMILVQSRIYQNKPLEALDALNYVFTHMKDDKRAPLAKIYQGVAYNEMKDYHRAQEIFEKTRAEGVDKSQDKLLSIYYSESLLDAGKKQEAVKELDRAFDLNTDRKLKSRIAFLRGQVLENLNQNDKARESFLAAYKYANDFEFEVKSQIEIAKTFNGTGDYNGARAYLENISSKGTYASRKNEFYYALGLMANKAGKKDEAQQFFRQSLKEKVSDPQVRGLAYYEIGKSYLDKNDYIGAGSYYDSALAVMTYEPSKILLQDQALYIKKISKNYYLIKKNDSILALAKMSEAQKTDFFSKYIAKLKAKEEKEELEKRRAERNKGFDTGDYSANSIFANSSNSFEDFGVAAKGFYFSNTGTVNKGSSSFKQVWGDRALVDNWRYSKKMTTIEDMKSEALGVAAAPNPRRYEPAYYIEQIPTDAGKLDGLKKDRDTASLGLGIMYQNYFTNTPLATKTLYDLVEVKPEEKVMLQALYEIFAMNYLKNPQAAERAKQILLKDYPYTSYAEFARNPKNSTFVKSSPEVENEYKRAYSLFESEKFAESRDILDQTIQKYPKDAMVPKLYLLNAFNAGKSSGKEVMILQLEQIALNYSKTPEGVKAKEMLNYLKSDLSFQPTDNRGNPMPQNQQANRIPGQPGTAQNVNAVLNGPPVQQNNNTNQQKKPGLNNNSPQQMRMQNSGNVPAKPQ; from the coding sequence ATGAAAAAGAATATCTTCTTCCTTTTAGCATTTTGCCTAGTCGCTTCCTGTGCCACAAAAACCAAACGGCCGGAACAGCGATCCAAATTCATGAAAGGATTTTCTACATATTACAATACGCTGTTCAATGCGAAAGACGCATTACACAGTGAATTTGAAAGCCGGGATAAGAACCATAAGGATAATTTTTATGCACCTTTTATTCCCATCCTTACGTACGAAGACCAGCCCCTGGGCAGTGACCTGGGACAGTCCGCCGCTTTTGCGGAAAATTCCATGAAGATGGCGGAAGTTAACAACCGGCAGCCCGCCAATAACAGCGGCAGGGGAGCACCGGGAATGCCTCCGCAGATGCCACAGGGAATGCCGGGAGGACCGGGAGCACCCGGGATTACAGCAGGCAATTCCATTTCACAGGATCCTAATCAGCCGGAAAAGAAGGGGGCATCCACACTTCAGATTGCAGAAGCAAAAGCCTTAAAGGCGATCAATAAATATTCGGTCATCAAAAACGGAGAAGAAAAAAACAAACAGATTTTTGATGCTTACATGATCCTGGTACAATCGAGGATTTATCAGAATAAGCCTTTGGAAGCACTGGATGCATTGAATTATGTCTTCACCCATATGAAGGATGACAAGAGGGCTCCGCTAGCCAAAATTTACCAGGGCGTAGCCTATAATGAAATGAAGGATTACCACCGGGCTCAGGAGATCTTTGAGAAGACCCGGGCAGAAGGGGTAGATAAATCACAGGATAAACTGCTGAGTATTTATTATTCTGAATCGCTACTGGATGCAGGCAAAAAACAGGAAGCTGTAAAAGAGCTTGACCGTGCCTTTGACCTGAATACCGACAGGAAGCTGAAAAGCAGGATCGCATTCCTGAGAGGGCAGGTGCTTGAAAATCTCAATCAAAACGATAAGGCGAGGGAAAGCTTCCTTGCCGCATATAAATATGCCAATGATTTTGAATTTGAAGTAAAATCGCAGATCGAAATCGCTAAGACCTTCAATGGGACAGGGGATTACAACGGAGCGAGGGCCTATCTGGAAAACATCAGCAGTAAAGGCACTTATGCTTCCAGGAAAAACGAGTTTTATTACGCATTGGGATTAATGGCGAACAAAGCCGGTAAGAAAGATGAAGCCCAGCAGTTTTTCAGGCAGTCCCTGAAAGAAAAGGTTTCAGACCCTCAGGTACGCGGACTGGCTTATTACGAAATAGGGAAGAGCTACCTGGATAAAAATGATTACATCGGTGCAGGAAGCTATTATGATTCTGCTCTGGCAGTCATGACGTATGAACCTTCCAAGATCCTTCTTCAGGATCAGGCCTTATACATCAAAAAGATCTCTAAAAACTACTACCTGATTAAGAAAAATGACAGTATTCTTGCTTTAGCCAAAATGAGCGAAGCCCAGAAAACCGACTTCTTTTCAAAATACATTGCCAAACTCAAAGCTAAAGAGGAAAAAGAGGAGCTGGAGAAAAGACGTGCAGAAAGAAATAAAGGCTTCGATACAGGAGACTATAGTGCCAATTCGATCTTTGCCAACAGCTCAAATTCTTTCGAGGATTTCGGAGTTGCTGCCAAAGGGTTTTATTTCTCAAATACGGGTACCGTGAACAAGGGTTCTTCCTCATTCAAACAGGTGTGGGGAGACCGGGCACTGGTTGATAACTGGAGGTACTCCAAAAAGATGACGACGATTGAAGACATGAAGAGCGAGGCACTTGGCGTAGCCGCAGCACCTAATCCTAGACGTTATGAACCTGCCTATTATATTGAGCAGATTCCTACAGATGCCGGCAAACTGGATGGGCTGAAAAAGGACCGTGACACCGCTTCGCTCGGACTGGGAATTATGTACCAGAATTACTTCACGAATACCCCGCTGGCCACCAAAACACTCTATGACCTTGTAGAGGTAAAGCCCGAAGAAAAAGTAATGCTGCAGGCTCTGTATGAAATCTTTGCCATGAATTATTTAAAGAACCCACAGGCAGCAGAAAGGGCAAAACAGATCCTCCTGAAGGATTATCCGTATACTTCTTATGCAGAGTTCGCAAGAAATCCCAAGAACAGTACATTTGTAAAATCATCTCCGGAAGTTGAGAATGAATATAAAAGAGCCTATTCATTATTTGAATCCGAAAAATTTGCAGAAAGCAGGGATATCCTGGACCAGACGATTCAGAAATACCCTAAAGATGCGATGGTTCCGAAGCTATATCTGCTGAATGCTTTCAATGCCGGAAAATCAAGCGGCAAGGAGGTAATGATCCTTCAGCTGGAACAGATTGCCCTGAACTATTCCAAAACCCCGGAAGGTGTCAAGGCAAAAGAAATGCTCAACTACCTGAAAAGTGATCTCAGCTTTCAGCCTACGGATAACAGGGGGAATCCGATGCCGCAGAACCAGCAGGCAAACAGGATCCCGGGCCAGCCGGGAACCGCCCAGAATGTGAATGCCGTTTTAAACGGTCCTCCGGTGCAGCAGAATAACAATACGAACCAGCAAAAAAAACCCGGCCTCAATAACAACAGTCCACAGCAGATGCGAATGCAGAATTCCGGCAACGTGCCTGCAAAACCTCAATAA
- a CDS encoding Maf family protein — protein MKLLLASQSPRRKELLSGLGFDFEVVSISCDEILPEGIAIDHAAAYLSKLKAGTFRNLTLDEVLLTADTVVAFDNTILGKPADEEEAWAMISQLSGRSHTVYTGITVKTPEKSITMTDAAEVELDTISKEEADYYIRNYRPFDKAGSYGIQEWLGMAKIRKITGSFYTIMGLPTHLVYKILKEI, from the coding sequence ATGAAATTACTTTTAGCCTCGCAGTCGCCGAGAAGGAAGGAACTGCTTTCAGGATTAGGATTCGATTTTGAGGTGGTGTCCATCAGCTGTGATGAAATTCTCCCGGAGGGAATTGCCATAGATCATGCAGCTGCTTACCTTTCCAAGCTGAAAGCCGGTACATTCAGAAACCTTACCCTTGATGAAGTACTCCTCACTGCAGATACAGTAGTAGCTTTTGACAATACCATACTTGGAAAACCTGCTGATGAAGAGGAAGCCTGGGCTATGATCAGTCAGCTATCGGGCAGAAGTCATACAGTATATACCGGCATCACGGTAAAAACTCCTGAAAAATCCATCACCATGACAGATGCTGCCGAAGTTGAACTGGATACCATTTCTAAAGAAGAAGCGGATTATTACATCCGGAACTACAGGCCTTTTGACAAAGCCGGAAGCTATGGCATACAGGAATGGCTGGGCATGGCCAAGATCAGAAAGATAACGGGAAGCTTTTATACCATTATGGGGCTGCCCACCCATCTCGTTTACAAAATCCTCAAAGAAATATAA
- a CDS encoding KdsC family phosphatase, with translation MSYKEKLKDIKAFVFDVDGVFTDGSVYLLPGGNMCRVMNVLDGYAVIKALKNNYRIGVITGGNDEMVKHRIGYLGIEDYYPKSHDKMVDFEDFKKKYKLKNEEILTMGDDIPDLHIMKHSAIGACPPNAVAEIKEIADYISPKPGGTGAVRDVIEQVMKVQGTWKDDHTQSV, from the coding sequence ATGAGCTATAAAGAGAAATTAAAAGATATCAAGGCCTTTGTATTTGATGTAGACGGTGTGTTTACAGATGGAAGCGTATACCTGCTTCCGGGAGGCAATATGTGCCGGGTAATGAACGTACTGGACGGATACGCCGTCATTAAAGCCCTTAAAAACAATTACCGAATCGGCGTTATTACAGGCGGCAATGACGAAATGGTGAAACACAGGATCGGTTATCTCGGCATTGAAGACTATTACCCTAAATCCCATGATAAGATGGTTGATTTTGAAGACTTCAAGAAAAAATACAAGCTTAAAAACGAGGAGATCCTCACCATGGGAGATGACATCCCGGACCTGCATATCATGAAGCATTCTGCCATCGGTGCCTGTCCGCCGAATGCCGTTGCCGAAATCAAGGAGATCGCAGACTATATATCACCAAAACCCGGAGGTACCGGTGCAGTACGCGATGTGATCGAACAGGTAATGAAGGTCCAGGGAACATGGAAAGATGATCACACCCAATCCGTATAA
- a CDS encoding Rossmann-like and DUF2520 domain-containing protein has protein sequence MQIVIIGSGNVAFHLAKAFMLSQIPVAQIFGRNEQELKSISSALNIPFSTERLEKADLYLICVSDNAVEGVSDIIEEKNCLVAHTSGSLPKEILKGQYRKASFYPLQTFSKAKELKYSEIPFFIEAENAEDLTILSGLASRISGHVMESTYEKRKYIHLTAVFACNFVNHLFSRAKEISDSQEIPFDYFLPLIDETVQKIHSVEPKKAQTGPAVRNDRRILELHEELLQGESLEIYKTMNHSIQKMYEL, from the coding sequence ATGCAAATTGTAATCATCGGATCCGGAAATGTGGCTTTTCACCTTGCAAAAGCATTCATGCTTAGTCAGATCCCTGTTGCACAGATTTTCGGAAGAAATGAACAGGAATTAAAAAGCATTTCATCAGCATTGAATATCCCTTTTTCAACAGAGCGTCTTGAGAAAGCGGACCTGTACCTCATTTGTGTCAGTGATAATGCCGTAGAAGGTGTTTCGGACATAATAGAAGAAAAAAACTGCCTGGTTGCCCATACTTCCGGTTCTCTCCCTAAAGAAATCCTGAAAGGGCAGTACCGGAAAGCAAGCTTTTATCCCCTGCAAACCTTTTCAAAGGCCAAAGAGCTGAAGTATTCTGAAATCCCGTTTTTTATTGAGGCAGAAAATGCAGAAGACCTGACCATTTTATCGGGCCTGGCTTCCCGTATTTCCGGTCATGTTATGGAAAGCACTTATGAAAAGAGAAAATACATCCACCTGACGGCTGTGTTTGCATGCAATTTTGTAAACCACCTTTTTTCCAGGGCCAAAGAGATTTCAGATTCCCAGGAAATCCCCTTTGATTACTTCCTTCCGCTGATCGATGAAACTGTGCAGAAAATCCACTCGGTAGAGCCGAAAAAGGCACAGACAGGTCCGGCGGTACGGAATGACAGAAGGATCCTGGAACTGCATGAGGAGCTATTGCAGGGCGAAAGCCTGGAAATCTATAAAACAATGAATCATTCTATTCAGAAAATGTATGAGCTATAA
- a CDS encoding RNA polymerase sigma factor, producing the protein MKSKDAEIISMMQDPRTHEKGVRALMDAYQSRLYWHIRRIIVDADLAQDTLQETFIKAYQNFHQFKNDSQLYTWLYRIATNEALQQINKLKKMQKTDEDPDYYMQNLVADNVEGDAEEIQILLQNAIQSLPEKQKLVFTMRYYDDLPYEEISKIVDMSVGTLKTNYHYAKQKIEEYIKENYER; encoded by the coding sequence ATGAAGAGTAAGGACGCGGAGATTATTTCAATGATGCAGGACCCACGGACGCATGAAAAAGGCGTACGCGCACTCATGGATGCTTATCAGAGTAGATTGTACTGGCACATAAGAAGGATTATTGTGGACGCAGACCTTGCTCAGGATACTTTGCAGGAGACATTTATAAAAGCTTATCAGAATTTTCATCAGTTTAAAAATGATAGCCAGCTGTACACCTGGCTGTATAGGATTGCTACCAATGAAGCACTCCAGCAGATCAATAAACTGAAAAAAATGCAGAAGACTGACGAAGATCCGGATTATTATATGCAGAACCTTGTTGCAGATAATGTGGAAGGTGACGCAGAGGAGATACAGATATTATTGCAGAATGCTATACAAAGCCTGCCGGAAAAGCAGAAACTGGTATTTACCATGCGGTATTATGATGATCTGCCTTACGAAGAAATATCCAAAATAGTGGATATGTCCGTAGGGACGCTTAAAACCAATTATCATTATGCCAAACAAAAGATAGAGGAATATATAAAAGAAAATTACGAGAGATAA
- the lepA gene encoding translation elongation factor 4 — translation MKNIRNFCIIAHIDHGKSTLADRLLEYTNTVTQRELQSQTLDDMDLEKERGITIKSHAIQMDYEYKGEKYILNLIDTPGHVDFSYEVSRSIAACEGALLIVDAAQSIQAQTISNLYLALENDLTIIPILNKIDLPSANPEEVTDEIMNLIGCDYEDVLRVSGKTGEGVHHLLEQIVERIPAPVGDPNAPLQALIFDSVYNPFRGIEAYFKVVNGSISKNEKIKFFATGKEYGADEVGTLKLKQVPKKTVECGDVGYLVSGIKDAREVKVGDTITSFDKPAAGPIEGFEEVKPMVFAGIYPIDSEDFEELRFSLEKLRLNDASLVFEPESSAALGFGFRCGFLGMLHMEIVQERLDREFNMNVITTVPNVSYFGYSKKEPEVPILINNPSEMMDPSIMDRVEEPFIKASIITKSDFVGPVMTLCIEKRGEIVNQSYLTSERVELVFNMPLAEVVFDFYDRLKSISKGYASFDYHPIGFRASKLVKMDILINGDMVDALSSLIHDSNAYHIGKKMCEKLRELIPRQQFDIAVQAALGTKVIARETIKALRKDVTAKCYGGDISRKRKLLEKQKEGKKKMKQIGRVEVPQSAFMAVLKLND, via the coding sequence ATGAAAAACATACGAAATTTTTGCATAATTGCCCATATTGACCACGGTAAAAGTACCCTGGCAGACCGTCTTCTTGAGTACACGAATACCGTTACTCAGAGAGAGCTGCAGTCTCAGACCCTGGATGATATGGATCTGGAAAAAGAACGCGGGATTACCATCAAGTCCCATGCGATCCAGATGGATTATGAATACAAAGGAGAAAAATATATCTTAAACCTCATCGATACCCCGGGACACGTGGATTTTTCCTATGAAGTTTCCCGTTCCATTGCAGCCTGTGAGGGGGCACTTCTTATTGTGGATGCAGCACAGAGCATCCAGGCCCAGACCATCAGTAACCTGTACCTGGCTCTCGAAAATGACCTGACCATTATTCCGATACTGAATAAAATTGATCTTCCGTCAGCCAATCCTGAAGAAGTGACGGACGAAATTATGAACCTGATCGGGTGTGATTATGAAGATGTTTTAAGGGTTTCCGGAAAAACAGGAGAAGGGGTACACCATCTGCTTGAGCAGATTGTAGAAAGAATCCCTGCTCCGGTAGGCGATCCGAATGCACCGCTCCAAGCTTTGATTTTCGACTCGGTATACAATCCGTTCAGAGGTATTGAAGCTTATTTTAAAGTCGTTAACGGAAGCATTTCCAAAAATGAAAAAATCAAGTTCTTTGCTACCGGCAAGGAATACGGCGCTGATGAAGTAGGAACACTGAAACTGAAGCAGGTTCCCAAGAAAACCGTTGAATGCGGTGATGTGGGCTACCTGGTTTCCGGAATTAAGGACGCACGCGAGGTAAAAGTAGGAGATACCATTACATCCTTTGATAAACCGGCCGCAGGGCCGATTGAAGGATTTGAAGAAGTGAAGCCGATGGTTTTCGCCGGTATTTATCCTATTGATTCTGAAGATTTTGAAGAACTGAGGTTCTCCCTTGAAAAACTGAGGCTGAATGATGCTTCCCTTGTCTTCGAACCGGAAAGTTCAGCAGCATTAGGCTTTGGATTCCGTTGCGGATTCCTGGGAATGCTTCACATGGAAATCGTACAGGAACGCCTTGACCGCGAATTCAACATGAACGTAATCACAACGGTACCAAACGTATCCTATTTCGGGTATTCTAAAAAGGAACCTGAAGTTCCGATCCTGATCAATAACCCTTCTGAAATGATGGATCCATCGATCATGGACAGGGTAGAAGAGCCTTTCATCAAGGCTTCCATCATTACGAAATCTGATTTTGTAGGTCCGGTAATGACTTTATGCATCGAGAAAAGGGGGGAAATCGTTAACCAAAGCTACCTGACTTCGGAAAGAGTGGAGCTGGTCTTCAATATGCCTCTGGCAGAGGTTGTTTTCGACTTCTATGACAGGCTGAAATCAATTTCAAAAGGATATGCATCCTTCGATTATCACCCGATCGGATTCAGGGCCTCCAAGCTCGTAAAAATGGATATCCTGATCAATGGTGATATGGTAGATGCCCTGTCTTCATTGATTCACGATTCTAACGCGTATCACATCGGTAAGAAGATGTGTGAGAAGCTCCGTGAGCTGATCCCGAGACAGCAGTTTGATATTGCAGTTCAGGCTGCACTGGGAACGAAAGTTATTGCCCGGGAAACCATTAAGGCATTACGGAAAGACGTTACCGCAAAATGTTATGGAGGAGACATTTCCAGAAAAAGAAAGCTCCTTGAAAAGCAGAAGGAAGGTAAGAAGAAAATGAAGCAGATCGGAAGGGTAGAAGTGCCACAGTCGGCATTTATGGCTGTACTGAAGCTGAATGATTAA